CCGAAGTTACGATTCTTCAGAATCTGCAGACAGACCAGAGGATCACGCGATCGCCAGGAATGAATGATGAACCAGATCAGCGAGACCACCAGGAACGTCGCAGCCCAGCGAATCCAGATGGCTCCGAACCAGTCATCCTCCTGCCCCTTGTCGAGAATGATCTGCAGACAGCCGGTCCAAACGCACAGCGTACCGAAGCCGATCATGTCGAACGCCGGCACCTTCGCCTTAGAAATATAAGGGGGGTCGTGCACGAAGCGGCTGATCATAAAGACCGCAAGAATGCCGAACGGAATATTGATATAGAAGGCGTATCGCCAGGAGTAGGTATCGGTCAGCCAGCCGCCGAGTGTAGGCCCGATGACAGGAGCGACGACTACACCGAGCGCGAAGACGGCCATCGCCGCGCCTCGTCTGGCCGGCGGGAATGACTCCAACAGGATAGCCTGCGAGAGGGGCTGCAGGGCTCCTCCGCCGGCGCCCTGAATCACACGAGCCAGAAGCATGAGCGCAAGACTCGGAGCTGCTCCACAGAAGAAGCTGGCAATGGTGAAGATGGTGACGCAGGAGATGAGGAAGCGCTTACGTCCGAAGCGCAGGCTGCACCAGTTCGAGGCCGGCAGAACAATCGCATTCGAGACCAGGTAGCTGGTCAGCACCCAGGTAGCTTCATCGTTCGAGGCCGAGAGCGAGCCCGCAATATATGGCAACGCAACGGCGGCGATAGAGGTGTCCAGAACCTCCATGAAGGTTGCCAGCATCACCGACGCAGCAATGAGCCACGGGTTTACCCCCTGGGTGACGGCGTTGGATTGGTCCACCGTAGCGGCGGCTGAAGCCATGTTCCCTCTCGTTAGGGGTAAGGATTTCCAAAACAGGCGCGTTTGATCTCGTTAGAAGCCGGCCGCAGCGAAGAGGATGCACCTAGAGCATTTTCCCTGTTGCTGGGTACCCCGAAAGGGCGTGCAGCGGCGTTTTCATTGCGGAAAACGCCCATGGATGCAGAAGCTCTACATTACACCTGCAGGGAAAATGCTTCATTTCTCGACCGTCACCAGAAGCAGAGCATTTGGCGCGAGTTGCAGACGAAGGGCGCCGTTTGCCAACCGCATATGCTCGGGCTCTTCCAGAGCCGTCTTGCTGTTAAGCTCTGTAGCCTGGGCGGCTGTAGGGCTGACGGGACTTCCCATCGCCTTGTAGAAGGGAGCAACGTTGCTATGCGTCTCATCGACACGCTGGATACTGACATCGGCATTCGCGCTAACGCCTTGAAGCTGCAGCGTAACGGTACTTGTTTGCGGTTGCGCCTCAGGATCGACCAGATTCCATAACGCGATAGCCAATCGCCCATCCGCGAGGCGAGTGACGATAGCGTTCTTCGACGGATTGGCGATGCGCTGCTCACCGAGCTTATGCAGCAGAGCAAAGTCATAGAAGGCGGGTTTGTTAATCCCGCCCATCGCGCGGATCCCGAACTGTGTAAAGGGAGCGCGCGCCGGGCCTCCCTCCTCAAAGACCTCAGAGAAGGTCCAGAAAGAGAGATAGTCGACATTGCCATCACTCTCGCGGATGGTGTTCGCAAGCGCCGGGCCGACGTACGGCGTCTCGCGAGCGTCGTGGACGGGATAGACGTTCCATTCGGTCCAGAGCAAAGGAAGGTGCGGCGTCGGTGAA
This genomic window from Terriglobus albidus contains:
- a CDS encoding DHA2 family efflux MFS transporter permease subunit, with the protein product MASAAATVDQSNAVTQGVNPWLIAASVMLATFMEVLDTSIAAVALPYIAGSLSASNDEATWVLTSYLVSNAIVLPASNWCSLRFGRKRFLISCVTIFTIASFFCGAAPSLALMLLARVIQGAGGGALQPLSQAILLESFPPARRGAAMAVFALGVVVAPVIGPTLGGWLTDTYSWRYAFYINIPFGILAVFMISRFVHDPPYISKAKVPAFDMIGFGTLCVWTGCLQIILDKGQEDDWFGAIWIRWAATFLVVSLIWFIIHSWRSRDPLVCLQILKNRNFGVGCLLILLFGMAIYSTVTVLPLFYQELLGYTAFTAGLVVAPRGLGAIVGSVLVGQISSKIDNRILLALGFLVFGLTTLYFGNITLDISPTTLFWPIVITGVALAFVFVPISTMAYGTLRNDQIGNASGLFNLMRNVGGSIGISIAQTLLVRRAALHQNEITNFVPITGAAFQQAVQTTRLFLAGSFLGPANAAAGANANLYQQLIRQSLYWAFVDVFRLLALLCLGCVAIVWAFQKVKGKGPPAGAH